The Cucurbita pepo subsp. pepo cultivar mu-cu-16 chromosome LG05, ASM280686v2, whole genome shotgun sequence nucleotide sequence tgaatGCACAGAATAAACCCACAAGATCTCCTAGAAAAAGAATGACAAAAGGCAAGAAGATAAAATGCAAACAGAAGAGAAGTGacgaaacaaaaagaaaatgctaaaatgaaaaataatagtaCGCAGAAGTccaaacataatttaaaaaaaaattgggataCGTATATTcccctaaaaaaataatagctATGAGACCAAAAGTAAAGTGTAATAAATTTAGGATATACAATACAAAGAAGTTTCGATCTAAttatgaagagagagagagcatcAAAAGTCTTGCTCAAGACATCCATCAGAGGATCTactaagaatgaaaaaacaaaatggaagGCAAAATGCAGAGTGCAATAGCTAAAGGAGATGAACTCGAGATTTCTTGAGAAATAGCTTCAGGAGAAGTCGGGAGTTTGATTCAATAGGCTATAATTAGATAGTATATCATTCTTGCCCACTGGCTCAGAAATTAAAAGGGAAatactttacttttttctaTGACAACTTGTAGCGCAAGGACCCTAATCATAATTATCCCAATAGAACTAGAGTTCTTTCCCAACTCTTTCACAGCTTGTAACTAGTTGAAAAGGCACGAGTGAGGCAACCCTTCAAAAGTAGATGGCTGTTGATAAGGATGCGGTTGTGGCAAAGTTCTCTAGAACTTCATGAAAATTACTTAGTTAATGATTGTACCAATGTATATGCAAGTTCAATTCTTTCAAACTCTAGTGCTAATAAGATGTGAGATTTTTATAACGGTAAGTTTCATAAATTGTTTATAATTGGCATCAGAGGAAATTGTCGCTAGAATTAAATGCACTCCACCATCTTGAAAAATCAggaaagaaaagtttaaatcCTAAAGAAGATAGagtataaaaagaaattgtttttaaaattgacgtagaaaaaagtttataaCCACATTTCTATTTTCCATAGTGTGCACTACTAGAAAAACAGAAGGTGTTGCAAACTTTTGGACACAATAggtattcaaatttcaatctGTACAAATTGACAACTTTTCTTTGTCCCAAACTGGAAATAAGGTGAAAATTTTATGCTTCTATAGGCCTCGTCTacttttcataaatattcataGTTGAGGTGTATGAAGCATAAGCATTTCTTATGGGGAGATACCGGTGAAGGTCTTATTTGTTCGCTTGTGACTGAAAAAATCACTACTTACAATAGAATCAAAAGAACAATCCACACCTATCACTTTTCTCACTGCTGCACCTTTTCTGAGAAAAGATTttgtattgtattttaagacacTCCATCTTAATTGGTCCTATCTGAATATAACTTGAGATCTTTTCGTGCAATTCTTGACAGAGGATCCAATTGAAAGGAAACCTAAAATTTTGGCAATTTGTAACATTCTTTCCTTGAGAGGAACCATATGATTTTCTTATGATACATGtgatttatcttttcttttataggaaataaattattgatagTAAGAAATATAACTTACAAGGTAAGGAAAAGCCAAAACCCTTGCCAAtgaagaatatttaaaaaaaaaaatcaaaatattattaagacTATAACTGTCGAAGGGAGGAACATTCACACCAAAGCAAAGCAGTGACTTAAacttaccaaaaaaaaaattctatcgAAAGACTTCCCCTTATCGTTACAAATTATGTTGTTCCCTTCAAGCCATAGGTTCCAGACGAGCTCTATTAACCTATGGTCAATAGAtctccctttctttttaaaagaatgaCTTGTCAAGATGTAGCAAGGACCTTGAGTTGTTCGGCAGAGTAATGTGTCCTATGAAGGAAGATAGCATGGGCCTTGGAGGACCAATAGTTGTTAACAATGGACAATTGATGAAAAGAGGATCATGTGCCTCCACTCCCTTCATACATAAGATAAACCAACCTAGAAAGGGAGCTTGTGTTTGCATCTTGATATACTCTCATGGCTAGGTTACTCTAGGAAGAACTAGACTTTTTTTGGCGTGTTCCATACGCCAAGGCTCACTGTACagggaagagaaagaaagactGAGTTTGGTCTAAATTGCTTGTGAGGGAGCTGACCAAAAGGGGCTGGTCGTTCAAGGGGCCAGATCAATTTGTCTGGTTCTTTCATGCGGAGAGATGGAAAAAGAACTTCAGAAAGGTAAGCCCTCTCTTCGATTCCTTCCTCAAGAAAGTGTCTTCATGAATTAAGGTCCCAGACTTTACATGAAGGCGTCCCAAATATCCTTGATAGTTGATAATTTCATGTTTGTGAGGGGAAAAACCTCGGAAAAGAAACTTGCATAAAAGTTAACTTCCAACCCATTGGGGTTGTGCAAAAAACTCATAGACGAACCCTTTTACACCATCCAAGTGAGCATCTAGCTATCACTCattcaaacaaatatattatttatattaagaagTTGATTCTTGAAGTTTCTTGTTTAAAGGTCCTTTAATTATTCCTCCTATTTTGATCAAACAAATAAGACAGCTTGGTTGTATTTTGCAATTTACTTTAGCTCATAGTCATGGTTTGTGGGAATTTCTTTCCCTTGAAACTATGTATCTTATCAGAGAGAGAAAGCATCTATGGAACATAGGCAAATTGCTTCATTGAAGCAAATAAAACCCAGAGACCCGGTAATTGCTTCATTGACCCCGTAGTTTCACGCATAACAATTAACTTTCAATGCGCTGTTAATCTTAATCCTATAATCGTGTGCAGCAGGTCTGGAGCTGATCCTTGgtatttctaaaattcaaattcttagCGCATAGGAACCGACTGACAATCGAGATGCGTAGATTTATGCCCTTAATCTGTAAAATCTCTCaagtaaaaataaatccaaacaCATCAAATCATGGGTCGGATTAATAAATTACCAGGGCAATGATGAGCATCGAGAACTGTAACAGTGAAATCACCATCAGGATCTTTTACGACCAGCGTTTGCCCCACCTCGATACATACGAACAACGAATCATGAAGCTacgaaaataaaagaaagaaacaagaaagtcAAATTAAGCGTCctggaaagaaaaacagacagagaaatgatatgatagtGAAGAGAAACCTGAGGGAAGTGCTGAAGAACGATGGATTTggtgataaaagtagaaaaaataGGGAAGGAGGAATGGGCGGCGGCAATTCCAATGGTGTGATCCATGTGAGCGTGCGTTAGAAAATGGTGGCGCTTTTGCTTGGAAGAAGGAGTCCATGTATCCACCGAGAATGGCAGGCCTGGGGGCATTTCGATCGGCATGGTCGAGAGGTGTAAGAAAATTGGGGTGGGAGGGGAAGAGGAAATTGAAACTATGAACCCTAATTagaaaactcatagtttgtctCAAGCTTCCACAGCAAGCAAGAAGTTGGAAATGGCGGGATGATTGAATTGCagttaatttataatttacaGAGTTTACGATGttgcaaaaatgaaaaaacgtTATAATTGGAGGACTTAATAAAATTATCGCTcaaatttatactttttttaactcttaaattttaataataataataataataatactaataaaataaaactgaAGGGAGGGGACGGGTTGTTAATGGCGGccaaataattattgtttcaCCTTCTTAGGaaaattatcatatattttatattctttcttttttactaattatttttgggttaaattaataatatatatatatattttgtaaaaatacctttgaattaaaaaaaaaaagagtaacaTCTTAAGACAAGAATAAGAAACACcattagaatatatatatacaaacacAACCTTATCGTGCAGTATACCTTCTTCCTTGTCGATCAAGTTCTTCTCCtctcaaacaaatttattatttttatcgtAAGCAAACCAAATTTGTTACCCgtgaattttcattaaaaaaaagtaactcATATGCATTGTCGATGTAAAACATAGAatataaatcattatttttattgctgggatacaaataattttaaaaaaggtaAGTTGTATTCAGAATTAATTGATGGATAAAAGTACCAATGATCGATATCTTTTAGTAATAGGTCAACAAACCAAGTGAACTAAATCTTAAGAATATACTTGCACCCATGAACTTTGCTCAATGAGTgtattagatgaacacaactctctaaaatgatataatattgtccactttcaatataagctctcatggctttgataccatgttagacggacacggctctccacaatgatatgatattgtccactctgagtataagctctcatggctttctttgatctcataccaatggagagaataTTCTTTGATCATACACCCATAATCAGAGATAGGACTTTCATTATCCAATACAttgaactaaaagaaaataccttttaaatttttaaattttacaacaAACGAACCGTGATggtttctaaatatttttgtaacgtatgttgcttaaaaaaaaaaaaaaaaaaaaaaaaaaaaaaaaaaaaaaaaaaaNaaaaaaaaaaaaaaaaaaaaaaaaaaaaaaaaaaaaaaaaaaaaaaaaaaacccgaaaAAATGTCTTTCCATATCAATTCCCTAACAAACCGCAGGTTAATATTGTTAATTCTCTAAAATAGCATGTTTAACGCCTCCTACATTTTCAACCCATCAAGAATATGGGGTAAAGAAACAGTCAATCTATCTGTGGCCACAGATCCTCACTTAATTTTCTCAAATACAAATATTACTTCAACATTTCTCCTTCTGTTTTCTTCACCTCATTCAAACAAGTTGAGTCTTCACTGGTAAAACAGGAAATGCAAATGGAAACCAACTGAAAGTATTAACACTTACAATTCATGGGCTCATTTTCTTGCGAAGAGTACACATTGGTTGGATGAGACCTTTCATTAGCTTCCACAAGTTTCATCAAGGTTCTGTTGATGGTGGTTTTTCCTGCACTGCAACAGAGAAGTGATTAGCaaatagaagaagaaatggatgaGAATTCCTCAATCTTCAATAGCACAGAGGATAAAATCGTCTGCTATGCGCCAAGAATGATCACAACAAATGGGGTGTGGCAAGGCGACAACCCTTTGGAGtattctctccctctcttcaTCCTGCAGTTAACAATGGTGGTTATGATGACTCGCGCTTTGGTTTTCCTCTTAAAACCCTTTCGTCAACCTCGAGTCATCTCTGAAATTTTGGTGAGTtcaagattttgttttctttttctgggttttttCTTGCAGCTAAATTGTTGGCATTTGAAGCTTTACACTTGATTTCTGCGTGTAATAGGGTGGAGTGATTTTGGGGCCTTCAGTACTGGGGAGGAGTGATCAATTTTCCAACGCTTTATTTCCTTTAAGAAGTGTAATGGTGCTTGAAGCAATGGCAAACGTGGGGCTTCTCTACTTTCTGTTCTTGATTGGTGTGGAGATGGAACTCTCAGTGATTCGTCGATCTGGTAGGAAGGCAATGGCAATAGCTGCAGCAGGAATGGTTCTTCCATTCGGAATAGGAGCTGCTTTTTCATTCCAGCTGCACAAAGCAGATCAGAAACTGAACTACAGCACTTATATCATGTTTCTTGGTATTGCACTCTCTGTGACTGCTTTCCCAGTGCTTGCTAGAATTCTCGCAGAGCTTAAATTGATAAACTCAGAGCTTGGAAGGATGGCTATGGCTTCTGCCCTTTTCAATGATATGTGCGCTTGGGTTCTCTTAGCTTTAGCCCTAGCCTTGTCTGAGAACGATTCCTCATCTCTGGCTTCTCTATGGGTTGTACTATCGAGTACAGGCTTTGTCTTGTTCTGTATCTTCATAATTAGACCGATTATCACATGGATGATTCGAAAAACCCCAGAAGGAGAAAGTATGAGTGAGTTCAGTATTTGTTTGATCCTCACAGGGGTTATGATCTCAGGGTTTATCACAGATGCCATAGGAACACACTCAGTTTTTGGAGCTTTTGTGTTTGGGTTGGTCATCCCAAATGGATCACTTGGAGTGGCTTTGATTGAGAAACTTGAGGATTTTGTTTCAGGGCTTttgctccctctcttctttGCAATAAGTGGGCTCAAGACTAACGTGAGTAGCATAGAGGGATTAATGACTTGGGTATCTATTCTGTTCATCACTGTCCTTGCTTTCATTGGCAAGGTCATTGGAACTCTCCTTGCCTCCGTTTGTTATCAGATGTCCTATCGCGAAGGTGTCACATTAGGCTTGCTTATGAACACCAAAGGCCTTGTTGAAATGATCATCCTCAACGTCGGAAAGGACCAACAGGTATACACTCTGAACATGTATTGTCCGTCCCTCCTTGATCTTGAAAATACATGAGACATATGTAGTAGAACTTAAATGGCcccaacaagaacaacaatcTTGAATACATCCTAAGCTAGAATACCCCATAATCTGCAGATAACAAAAGTTGggctgtttttctttttctttgccaTAAGCCTTTCCACTTTTCATAGCATCCTTACCAAAGAATCCATGTAAATTGAATATGCAGATATTAGATGATCAAACATTCACAGTAATGGTGATTGTAGCCCTCATTATGACAGGGATAATAACACCTGTAGTTACCATACTCTATAGGCCAACAAGAAGGCTTCTACCGTATAAGAAACGAACAATCCAAGCTTCAAAGCCAGATTCGGAGTTCAGAGTATTGGTTTGCATCCACACACCTCGAAATGTGCCGACAATCATCAACCTCCTGGATGCttccaacccaaccaaaagGTCCCCAATTTGCATTTATGTGCTACACTTGGTCGAACTCACAGGCCGAGCATCCGCCATGCTCATTGTCCACAACACCAGAAAATCAGGTCGCCCTGCCGTAAATCGAACCCAAGCTCATTCAGAACATATCATCAGTGCATTCGAGAACTATGAACAACACATCGATTGCGTCTCTGTTCAGCCTCTAACAGCTATTTCCCCTTACTCCACAATGCACGAAGACATCTGCTATTTAGCCGAGGACAAACGCGTCGCCTTCATAATCATCCCATTCCACAAGCAACAAACAGTGGATGGAGGAATGGAATCCACAAATCCAGCACTTAGATTGGTTAACCAAAATGTGTTAGTCAGTGCCCCTTGCTCCGTCGGAATCTTAGTCGATCGAGGCCTAAGTGGCTCGAATCAAAGCGGATCGAACAAAGCGTCTCATTACAACATAATCGTGTTGTTCTTCGGTGGACAAGACGACAGAGAAGCTCTAGCATACGCATGGAGAATGTCAGAAAATCCAAGAGTGACCTTAACCGTAATGCGATTCATCGCCGCAGAACAAGTAATAGCAGCAAAACAAGAAGCAAATGCACAAGGAGTTTCAGCAATGCAAATAGATACGGACAATGAGAGGCAGCTGGATGAAGAATACATAAATGAATTCATGATAAGTAATGAAGAAAACGATTCAATTACATACACACAGAGAATCTTGAACAACGGCGAGGAGACAGTGGCGGCCATAAGATCAATGGACGGTGCTCACGACCTGTTCATCGTTGGCAGAGGAGAAGCTCAAGCATCGCCACTCATCGCTGGACTCACAGACTGGAGCGAATGTCCAGAGCTTGGAGTAATCGGCGATTTGCTAGCTTCGTCCGATTTAGCAGCGACGGCTTCAGTTTTGGTAGTGGAACAGTTCGGAGTAGCCATGGTGGCGGAGCATGGAGAAGCAGAAAGGTCACCGCATCGCCACGATCAAGGCGACCACTACCAAAACTTGAGATCCACGAATGCGAGGCAACATATTCCATCAAGATCTCATATTATATACAATGGATAGTCATTTTACAACAGAATcagattctttttcttctttgttttttattttaaagagaGCATATACATAAACACAGAGATTTTGATCTTTTTGTATGTATATTTTGTAGGCCCTTTAGTTTTATACACAACCCCAACACAAAATTTTGAGCATCTTCTTTATGTATAGAAACAATTTCGACtctccttttttaatttctttgtctATGATAAATTCAATACAAAGATTactcatattttttatatttttttcctcattGTATGTCTAAATGCTTTATTTTGTGGTATTTATATTATCTCattgttaaaaattaattaatatcaaatttactttaattaagtttaattagtaatttaaagCTCAATAATTTAATGGTTAACACGCTTGGACatgcatgaccgtgacatcctcccccactcaattggttgatgTCCCTGTCAACCGACCCATACAAGCAAGACTAGgactcaattggttgacgtccctaTCAATCGACCCAAACAAGCAAGACTAGGACATCTATTATGCGGCCATAAATAACATGCTTTAGACAAGCATGACATAAACAATATGCTTTAGACAAGCATGACATTCTCTCCGgtattattaagatttaatgTAGTTTATTATGTGACACCTAGAAGAAGGCAAAACTCTTAGAAATAGAATTCCATGGATGGATAGAAGAGAAAACTTCCTAAAATGAACCGAAAACCTCAAAttaatcgaaaaaaaaaaatcaaagtcaaTCAAAGTCAACAGTAggatcatccaacacaccatataatatgtgaattgaaGAGAGACGAGACATAAGCAAGATAGGGGTAACAAAGTAGCAAGATAGGGTAACAAAGTAGACATGAGTGTAAGAGATAGGTTTGTTAAAGGGCCGGGTAGGGCTCCGAGCCTTCATCTTGAAAGTTGGATTTATGGAGAGAATTTGGATATGCGATTCTAGAGTCAAGTTCGTTTATACGAAATATAAATGCTCAAACACTGGACGGACACTCCACAACACCGTATAACTGTTCACCAAAATGACGTCTACCTaagaaagattgaaaatgtctcctaatgtactataggggaaagcatagtgatatgaaccaaatcaTCAATCATGCATCATAAACTTCAAGAAAGATGTGAAGAAACCGTTGGTTAAAATTCATGTCACATCGAAGaagaatcaaacttcattattcttatatggttacaaattttgagtgaataataatttagcgGGATTATGTTTCTGTACTTTAAgacttttatttactttttacaaCTACATAGTAGCCAATTATAGTCATAAATTATGAACGTTACCATTCTTAAAATGCCTCAAGTAAGATCAAGGGTTTTCGAGATTATACAAAACCATGTATATCATCTTTGTAAAGTAGACTTGAATAGTAAAAATAGCATTTGTGCTTCCTTCCGCCAAGTGCTAAGTTTctttacaattatatatagtttaggttgcatgtttagaataattcaagcttgacataatcgatcttacttgtggagtaattcaaatctcaaacaaatgttctcgtcttaaatatttaatcaacAAGATATCCGTTTCGAAACTCCTTAGAGTGATTCTTTATCATTAgagctaagtttctttgcaattctatatagtttagtTCAAGATAGATATGATTGATCTTGCTAGTAGAATGATTTGAACCTCAAGCAAATGTTCGCCTtcagatattcgatcaacaaagtgattctttatcatttggtatcagagatTTCTCACCCGTTGGAATGGAGGAGCGTTCGAGAGTTGCATGGCCACATAGAGAGTCCAGTTGAGAGGTTGGTTTGTTAGTTAAGGGAAAGGGCTATGAGGACTGAGTGGAGAATATTCTGTTTCTGCCATTCTGGCTTTGTTTACATTCATTTtggttgagagagagagagagagagagagagagagagagagagggtgtTTTGGgtatttgaaaagaaacagaaaggGGGAGAAAAATGGAGGTGATCCAGTTGTATAGGGGCTGTGTAGAATACGAAGGACACCTTGGAAATTGTATACAGTaacaatacaaaaacaaaacaaaaccaccCCGATAACGCCGTTGAGCCATGCTCTCTGTTTTCCCCCGTTGTCACCGCCACGTGTCCATCTCAAAACTCTACCCAGCATCACTCCCTTATTTCTCCCCCTTCCCTCCATCATATATTCCTCCTTCCGCATCCCCTGCACATTTGCCTCTCCTCCACTTTCGTTCAGCAACAAGGTCAGAAATCTCAACAcattccttcttctttcttctccttcttctctaCTTCCTCCACTcactcactctctctctctctctctctgttcatcttcatcattttCCTCTCTGTTTTTCATTTCCTCAACCATTTTATCCTAAAATctgcttttaattttgtttacacTTCCATCATTGACGTACGTTAACTAATCTTTGTAACTTTGTTTCGTTATTCGAGTGTTCttcatttcgttttttttttttttgttgttgttgcgaTTGAGATGCGGATTTTGAATCGTAGACGTAAAGTATTGCGTAATGCGCTCTGGATGTTTGTTGTGGTGGTTGTTTGTTGTTGCGTAAATTGAATTTTGCATCCGAGTAGTCTAGGTCGATCGTTGAgttctgttttttttcattattgcTGCTTGTGCTTTGTGCGAAATGATTTTTGTGATGTTGTAGTTTGGAATTTTGGCAGGGTGTCAATTAGAGGATAGCGGTTTGTCTTCCTCCAGGTCTTTGTAATGTCCACGCACGAGTCTGGCCCGCAGGGGCTGACGAGGCGCCCCTCTCGCAGTGCGGCGACTACCACGTTCTCGACTGAGGTATTCGACAATGAGGTTGTTCCGTCCTCTCTCGCTTCCATTGCTCCAATTCTTCGCGTCGCTACAGAGATCGAAGCAGAACGCCCTCGTGTCGCGTATCTCTGTATGTCCAATCAAATTTAATCACCGCTCCGCTATTGtgatttattagacatttatattttcattctcattttcactTTCCTCTTCCCGCCGAAAAGGTCGGTTCTATGCATTTGAGAAGGCGCACAGGTTGGATCCGAGCTCGAGTGGACGTGGTGTTAGGCAGTTTAAAACAGCACTTCTTCAACGATTAGAGAGGGTAAGACTTTAATCTCTACTTACTTTCTTACTTCCATGAAATTCTAtccattcttttcttcttttattttcattttaacatttatttagcGTAGAAGAATGGCCATTTCGTGCTCCAAATAATCTTGAATGTCTTTGGCTTTGGACGAGAAAGGATAATTTCGTTATAAGTTCAAATACTGagtataaatttgaattagatgGTTAGAAATGTTTTATTAGCAAGTTATTTTCATATGatagttaattttaataaaaatattcataatattatgaaattttacttCAAATGTTTATCCttcattttattaatcttAATATGACTTAAGTggctaaaatataatatttttcctaaaaagAATATTCACCTTTATATAGGATGCCTATTATCCATCTGTATATGTATTTCTTTCTCTatagtgttttaaaattttatttaatttacctTTATATTCACATTTATATTAGTAATGGTCTAGATCTACTTCTACAAGCTAGAGATGATGTCATTACATGACGTCATTATTCATTTCAAtcttttagaaaaaagaagaaatatccTAATAACAACTCATCCATTAAAATTGAATCCACCTTTAAT carries:
- the LOC111794548 gene encoding cation/H(+) antiporter 15-like gives rise to the protein MDENSSIFNSTEDKIVCYAPRMITTNGVWQGDNPLEYSLPLFILQLTMVVMMTRALVFLLKPFRQPRVISEILGGVILGPSVLGRSDQFSNALFPLRSVMVLEAMANVGLLYFLFLIGVEMELSVIRRSGRKAMAIAAAGMVLPFGIGAAFSFQLHKADQKLNYSTYIMFLGIALSVTAFPVLARILAELKLINSELGRMAMASALFNDMCAWVLLALALALSENDSSSLASLWVVLSSTGFVLFCIFIIRPIITWMIRKTPEGESMSEFSICLILTGVMISGFITDAIGTHSVFGAFVFGLVIPNGSLGVALIEKLEDFVSGLLLPLFFAISGLKTNVSSIEGLMTWVSILFITVLAFIGKVIGTLLASVCYQMSYREGVTLGLLMNTKGLVEMIILNVGKDQQILDDQTFTVMVIVALIMTGIITPVVTILYRPTRRLLPYKKRTIQASKPDSEFRVLVCIHTPRNVPTIINLLDASNPTKRSPICIYVLHLVELTGRASAMLIVHNTRKSGRPAVNRTQAHSEHIISAFENYEQHIDCVSVQPLTAISPYSTMHEDICYLAEDKRVAFIIIPFHKQQTVDGGMESTNPALRLVNQNVLVSAPCSVGILVDRGLSGSNQSGSNKASHYNIIVLFFGGQDDREALAYAWRMSENPRVTLTVMRFIAAEQVIAAKQEANAQGVSAMQIDTDNERQLDEEYINEFMISNEENDSITYTQRILNNGEETVAAIRSMDGAHDLFIVGRGEAQASPLIAGLTDWSECPELGVIGDLLASSDLAATASVLVVEQFGVAMVAEHGEAERSPHRHDQGDHYQNLRSTNARQHIPSRSHIIYNG